Proteins found in one Toxotes jaculatrix isolate fToxJac2 chromosome 18, fToxJac2.pri, whole genome shotgun sequence genomic segment:
- the LOC121198772 gene encoding uncharacterized protein LOC121198772 encodes MAAQKKVDEVTATTAQTPKESMDPTPLPNKKDPTDQDQTSMEGTGCLMETGRDPSGRHHQENTTRDKESNEEPGDTVIWRETDAEKDKHPKEIPPNVDANSDNVTHFDKEGDKTKSEDICGLTKTESKLISENVNCDSMGTNVPTPPGLSVKDDDFESCKCNHNKTDSATNQPQVVGTPAEMTTDDQEHIDNRSLDYNLTKNDWARRESGNTQLPQLPTSEGSEETMTKGEQGDGSRRIATDIQQGQQLLQRLQLVQQRQDGHMSESPATSQPVAQETRGEGKVVFEKEVDDLSTGEAKVTGGDKREEGSIHTVMDEGAKTNQMEKEKKEEDDSKDGEKTRRSLSTLPEKPQDQRTVTTEAEQKQSDSWVPADLSPINPHEFTEIHNLSAQHRFSAAETSMERQIQEAAQGKQNLQRAGGTFNLAENPDVLEIPFKTNISLEPLPPKAGQDQSSDWQVSEEKIQETSPEIQKELMPVNQGKILGGYSKGDVHQLKETKLLFEAFQQDNTEGPTRNRKLPTSMTRGHVYPSVLERTHSLEMFSLKSCLVSRAHSLRLYESAISDREKSPENLRSKSPTGCSRDKTHLFPYPKQDKHLRLYRSMDSISTDVSTSAAETRSKTRDRNARQGSPILKQNPFFKLRPALALQPEVEKDIREAKEREEELRRQRCTLYGENRQNNQEEEKSQFTEILVPDVRKQSRGKLERVWPPPSKNDQMKSEQIQPESKVQRAGGQKAPLWQRWESGLINGQPPSKENN; translated from the exons ATGGCAGCACAGAAGAAGGTGGATGAAGTGACAGCAACTACAGCACAGACCCCTAAGGAGTCTATGGACCCCACACCTCTGCCCAACAAGAAGGACCCCACAGATCAAGATCAAACATCTATGGAGGGCACAGGGTGTCTGATGGAAACAGGCCGTGATCCATCAGGAAGACACCATCAGGAAAAcaccacaagagacaaggaatCAAATGAGGAACCTGGGGATACTGTAATTTGGAGGGAAACTgatgcagagaaagacaaacatccAAAAGAAATTCCTCCAAATGTTGACGCAAACTCTGACAATGTGACACATTTTGACAAAGagggagacaaaacaaaatctgaggATATTTGTGGTCTTACAAAGACAGAGTCAAAATTAATTTCAGAAAATGTCAACTGTGACAGCATGGGGACAAATGTACCAACACCGCCTGGTCTCAGTGTGAAAGATGATGATTTCGAGTCCTGCAAATGCAACCACAACAAGACAGATTCAGCAACCAATCAGCCACAGGTAGTGGGGACTCCTGCAGAGATGACCACTGATGACCAAGAGCATATTGACAACAGATCTTTGGACTATAACCTCACAAAGAATGACTGGGCAAGGAGAGAGAGCGGCAACACACAACTGCCCCAACTCCCCACCTCCGAAGGCTCTGAGGAGACAATGACGAAGGGAGAGCAGGGAGATGGAAGCAGGAGAATAGCTACTGATATCCAACAaggacagcagctgcttcagcGTCTTCAACTGGTGCAGCAACGACAGGATGGGCATATGTCAGAGAGTCCTGCTACCTCCCAGCCGGTTGCCCAAGAAACGAGAGGTGAGGGAAAGGTTGTGTTTGAGAAAGAAGTGGATGATTTGTCCACAGGAGAAGCAAAAGTGACAGGTGGAGATAAGAGGGAAGAGGGCAGCATTCACACCGTTATGGACGAGGGAGCAAAGACAAACCagatggaaaaggaaaagaaagaagaggatgaCAGTAAAGACGGTGAAAAAACAAGGCGGTCTTTGTCCACATTGCCTGAAAAGCCACAGGATCAGAGGACTGTCACAACAGAAGCTGAACAGAAGCAAAGTGACAGCTGGGTGCCTGCAGATTTGTCTCCAATCAATCCCCATGAATTCACAGAAATTCACAATTTATCTGCCCAACACAGGTTCTCAGCTGCTGAAACCTCCATGGAGAGGCAGATTCAAGAAGCAGCCCAGGGGAAGCaaaacctgcagagagctggggGTACCTTCAATCTTGCAGAGAATCCAGATGTACTGGAGATTCCTTTTAAGACCAATATCTCGCTTGAGCCACTCCCCCCCAAGGCTGGCCAAGACCAAAGCAGTGACTGGCAGGTCTCTGAGGAGAAGATACAGGAGACAAGTCCAGAGATTCAGAAAGAACTGATGCCAGTCAACCAGGGGAAGATCCTAGGAGGGTACAGCAAAGGCGACGTCCACCAGTTAAAGGAGACAAAACTGCTGTTTGAGGCTTTCCAGCAGGATAACACAGAGGGTCCAACAAGGAACAGGAAACTCCCTACCTCAATGACAAGAGGTCATGTTTATCCCTCTGTGCTGGAGCGCACACATAGCCTAGAGATGTTTTCCCTCAAAAGCTGCCTGGTGTCCAGAGCACATTCCCTCAGGCTGTATGAATCTGCGATCTCTGACAGGGAGAAAAGTCCTGAGAACCTAAGATCAAAGAGCCCAACTGGGTGTTCACGAGATAAAACACACTTATTCCCTTACCCAAAACAAGACAAGCACCTGCGCCTGTACAGAAGCATGGACTCCATAAGCACTGATGTCTCCACGTCAGCTGCGGAGACTAGGAGCAAAACAAGGGACAGAAATGCAAGACAAGGGTCTCCCATCCTCAAACAAAACCCCTTCTTCAAATTGCGCCCAGCCCTAGCTCTGCAGCCGGAGGTAGAGAAGGACATCAGGGAGgccaaggagagagaggaggagctgcGCAGACAGAGATGCACTCTGTACGGAGAGAACAGGCAGAATAACcaagaggaggaaaagtcaCAATTCACAGAGATACTCGTCCCAG atgtcagaaaacagtccaGGGGAAAACTGGAACGGGTGTGGCCGCCTCCCTCCAAGAATGACCAGATGAAATCTGAGCAGATACAG CCGGAGTCAAAAGTTCAAAGAGCGGGAGGTCAGAAGGCTCCCCTGTGGCAACGCTGGGAGTCCGGCCTGATCAACGGGCAGCCGCCGTCGAAGGAAAACAACTGA